CAGGCACGTTTCCATCGAGAGGCTTCGCGATAGATCGGACACGCCAGCGGCCTTCAGGTCCACCGTCCCCGGATCGCTGTGGGTCAGCAATCGGACGACCGCCCCCTTGGCGCCCATGCGATAGACGCATTGCGCAAACCCCTTGCGGATGCGCCCTGCCTGATCCGCCTCGACCGCACGCGGCTGGACGGGAATCATCGAACCGGTCTGCATCTCCGGCTTCAGCTGCGCGGCCGCGCCGGCCGGCACCAGCGCGAGGGCAGCGCCCACCGCGCTGAGAATCCGGCCGGCGGCTCGCATCACTCCGCCGCTTCCTGCATCGGGGCGAGCGAGCCGCCGTTGCGTTCGGTGATCCGGCGTTCGATTTCGGGACGGAAGTGCCGGATCAGGCCCTGGATCGGCCACGCCGCCGCATCGCCGAGCGCGCAGATCGTGTGGCCTTCCACCTGCTTGGTCACCTGCTGGAGCGTATCGATCTCGCTGATGTCGGCGTCGCCGGTGCGCAGCCGCTCCATCACGCGCCACATCCACCCCGTGCCCTCGCGGCACGGCGTGCACTGGCCGCAGCTTTCATGCTTGTAGAAATAGCTGATGCGGCTGATCGCCCGGACGATGTCGGTCGACTTGTCCATGACGATCACCGCCGCGGTGCCGAGGCCCGATCCGACCGCCTTCAGGCCGTCGAAGTCCATCGGCGCATCGATGATGTCTTTCGCCGGCACCAAAGGCACCGACGATCCGCCCGGGATGACCGCGAGCAGATTGTCCCAGCCGCCGCGGATGCCGCCGCAATGCGTCTCGATCAGCTCGCGGAAACTGATGCCCATCGCGTCCTCAACGACGCAAGGGCGGTTCACATGACCGCTGATCTGGAAGAGCTTGGTGCCCTTGTTGTTCTCCCGGCCGAAGCTCGAGAACCACTCGGCGCCGCGACGCAGGATCGTCGGGCCGACCGCGATCGATTCGACGTTGTTGACGGTCGTCGGGCAACCGTAGAGGCCCGCGCCAGCCGGGAACGGCGGTTTCAGACGCGGCTGGCCCTTCTTGCCCTCCAGGCTTTCGAGCATCGCGGTCTCTTCGCCGCAGATGTACGCGCCCGCGCCGCGGTGGACGAAGACGTCGAAGTCGTAGCCCGAGCCGCAGGCGTTCTTGCCGATCAGCCCGGCGTCATAGGCCTCGGCCACCGCCGCGAACAACGTCTCCGCCTCGCGGATATATTCGCCGCGGATGTAGATGTAGGCGGCACGCGCACGCATTGCGAAGCCGGCGATCAGCGCGCCCTCGATCAGCTTGTGCGGATCGTGGCGGATGATCTCGCGGTCCTTGCACGAACCGGGCTCGGATTCGTCGGCGTTGATCACCAGGAAGTTCGGTCGGTCGGGCTTCGGCTCCTTGGGCATGAACGACCACTTCGTGCCGGTCGGGAAGCCCGCACCGCCGCGACCGCGGAGCCCCGACGCCTTAATGACGTCGATGATCGCATCCTGGCCGATGGCCATCAGCGCCTTGGTATTGTCCCAGTCGCCGCGCTTCAGCGCCGCCTGCAGGTTCCACGGCTGGAACCCGTAGACGTTGGTGAAGATGCGATCCTTGTCGGCAAGCATCAGGCCCACTCGCTCCGGTAATCGTGGTTTTCTTCGACCATCGCGGTCAACGTCGTCGGGCCGCCTTCCGGGCAGCTCGTCTGGCGGCCGATCGTCGATCCAGTCTTCGGCTGCTCACCCTTGGCCAGCGCCTCCAGCACCGCGATCGTGCGATCGTAGTCGAGATCTTCGTAATTGTCGTCGTTGATCTGGACCATCGGCGCGTTGGCGCAGGTGCCAAGGCACTCGACCTCGGTCAGCGTGAACAGGCCGTCGGGCGTGGTCTTGCCCTTGATCAGCCCCTTGTTCTTGCATGCCGCCAGCACGTCGTCGGAGCCGCGCAGCATGCATGGCGTCGTACCGCACACCTGCACGTGATAGCGGCCGACGGGCGCCAGGTTGAACATCGTGTAGAAGGTCGCGACCTCGAACACGCGCATGTACGGCACGCCGATCGCCCTCGCGACGAACTCGATCACCGGCACGGGCAGCCAGCCCTGCGTCTGCGTCTCTTCGCCGACCTGGCGCTGCGCGAGGTCGAGGAACGGGATCGACGCCGACTGCTCGCGACCCTTGGGGTAGCGCGCGAGGATCTCGTTCGCCTTCTTCTGATTCTCTTCGGTCCACGCGAAACCGCCCCAGCGGGCACGGGTTTCGGCTTCGTCGGGGATTTGCGCTGCTTCAGCCATCAGGCGTGGTCCGTAAGGTCTAGACGATTTTCGATCCGCTCGACGCGATCGGTCAGACGATCGAGGCGGCTGTTGACACCCGATATCGCGATGATCGTGCTGCCAAGATGCTCTTCCACCATCGTCATCCGAACCTTCAGGTCACGAACGTCGAATTTCATGTCAGCGACATCGGTCTGCAATTTCTGCAATACCGAATAGATCAAGTCGTTGGTGACGGGTTCGCTCACCGGTCGCACTCACCAAAAACGATGTCCATCGCGCCCAGGATCGCGGTCGTATCGGCCAGCATGTGGCCCTTGGACATGAAGTCCATCGCCTGCAGATGGCTGAACGCGGTCGGGCGGATCTTGCAGCGATACGGCTTGTTCGACCCGTCGGCGACGAGGAACACGCCGAACTCGCCCTTCGGGCTCTCGGTCGCGACATACACTTCGCCCGCGGGCACGTGATAGCCTTCGGTGTAGAGCTTGAAGTGATGGATCAGCGCCTCCATCGAGCGCTTCATCTCGGCGCGCTTGGGCGGCACCACCTTGCGGTCGGTCGAGGCGATCGGGCCTTCCGGCATGTCGCGCAGGCACTGCTTCATGATCCGCGCCGACTGGCGGACCTCTTCCACGCGCACCATGAACCGGTCGTAGCAATCACCGCGCGTGCCGACGGGGACGTCGAACTCCATCCGGTCGTAGACATCATAGGGCTGCGACTTGCGCAGGTCCCACGGGATGCCCGCGGCGCGGATCATCGGGCCCGAAAAGCCCCAGGCGATCGCATCGTCGCGGCTGACCGTCGCGATATCGACGTTGCGCTGCTTGAAGATGCGGTTGTCGGCGACGAGCGAAATCGCATCCTCGAACAGGCGCGGCAGGCGCGTGTCGAGCCAGTCGGCGATGTCGGTGAGGAGCTTCAGCGGCACGTCCTGGTGGACGCCGCCGGGGCGCATGTAATTGTGGTGCATGCGCGCGCCCGACGCGCGTTCGAAGAAGTTGAGGCAATCCTCGCGGATTTCGAACAGCCACAGGTTCGGCGTCATCGCGCCGACATCCATCACGTGGCTGCCGAGGTTCAGCATATGGTTCGAAATACGCGTCAGTTCCGCGAAGAACACGCGCAAATATTGCGCGCGCAGCGGCACCTCGAGGTCGAGCAGCTTCTCGATCGCGAGCACGAAGCTATGCTCCATGCACATCGGCGAACAATAATCGAGGCGATCGAAATAGGGGATCGCCTGCGCGTAGGTCTTGTATTCGATCAGCTTCTCGGTGCCGCGGTGGAGCAGGCCGACGTGCGGATCGACGCGTTCGATGATCTCGCCGTCCAGCTCCATGACGAGCCGCAGCACGCCGTGTGCCGCGGGGTGCTGCGGGCCGAAGTTGATCGTGTAATTCTGGATGGTGACGTCGCCGGTCGTCGGATCGGCGGCATCCTCGACACCCATCAGTTCGCTGACATAGTC
This portion of the Sphingomonas sp. FARSPH genome encodes:
- the nuoF gene encoding NADH-quinone oxidoreductase subunit NuoF — its product is MLADKDRIFTNVYGFQPWNLQAALKRGDWDNTKALMAIGQDAIIDVIKASGLRGRGGAGFPTGTKWSFMPKEPKPDRPNFLVINADESEPGSCKDREIIRHDPHKLIEGALIAGFAMRARAAYIYIRGEYIREAETLFAAVAEAYDAGLIGKNACGSGYDFDVFVHRGAGAYICGEETAMLESLEGKKGQPRLKPPFPAGAGLYGCPTTVNNVESIAVGPTILRRGAEWFSSFGRENNKGTKLFQISGHVNRPCVVEDAMGISFRELIETHCGGIRGGWDNLLAVIPGGSSVPLVPAKDIIDAPMDFDGLKAVGSGLGTAAVIVMDKSTDIVRAISRISYFYKHESCGQCTPCREGTGWMWRVMERLRTGDADISEIDTLQQVTKQVEGHTICALGDAAAWPIQGLIRHFRPEIERRITERNGGSLAPMQEAAE
- a CDS encoding complex I 24 kDa subunit family protein, with protein sequence MAEAAQIPDEAETRARWGGFAWTEENQKKANEILARYPKGREQSASIPFLDLAQRQVGEETQTQGWLPVPVIEFVARAIGVPYMRVFEVATFYTMFNLAPVGRYHVQVCGTTPCMLRGSDDVLAACKNKGLIKGKTTPDGLFTLTEVECLGTCANAPMVQINDDNYEDLDYDRTIAVLEALAKGEQPKTGSTIGRQTSCPEGGPTTLTAMVEENHDYRSEWA
- a CDS encoding NADH-quinone oxidoreductase subunit D, with amino-acid sequence MGVEDAADPTTGDVTIQNYTINFGPQHPAAHGVLRLVMELDGEIIERVDPHVGLLHRGTEKLIEYKTYAQAIPYFDRLDYCSPMCMEHSFVLAIEKLLDLEVPLRAQYLRVFFAELTRISNHMLNLGSHVMDVGAMTPNLWLFEIREDCLNFFERASGARMHHNYMRPGGVHQDVPLKLLTDIADWLDTRLPRLFEDAISLVADNRIFKQRNVDIATVSRDDAIAWGFSGPMIRAAGIPWDLRKSQPYDVYDRMEFDVPVGTRGDCYDRFMVRVEEVRQSARIMKQCLRDMPEGPIASTDRKVVPPKRAEMKRSMEALIHHFKLYTEGYHVPAGEVYVATESPKGEFGVFLVADGSNKPYRCKIRPTAFSHLQAMDFMSKGHMLADTTAILGAMDIVFGECDR